A region of Diospyros lotus cultivar Yz01 chromosome 3, ASM1463336v1, whole genome shotgun sequence DNA encodes the following proteins:
- the LOC127797938 gene encoding ras-related protein Rab11C-like, translating to MAHKVDHEYDYLFKIVLIGDSGVGKSNILSRFTRNEFCLESKSTIGVEFATRTLQVEGKTVKAQIWDTAGQERYRAITSAYYRGAVGALLVYDITKRKTFDNVQRWLRELRDHADSNIVVMMVGNKSDLNHLRAVLEPDGQALAEKEGLSFLETSALEAFNVDKAFQTILTEIYHIISKKALAAQEAAATTALPGQGMTINVSDSTGSTKRGCCSN from the exons ATGGCGCATAAAGTGGATCATGAGTACGACTATCTGTTCAAGATCGTGCTGATCGGCGACTCTGGGGTCGGGAAATCCAACATTCTCTCGAGGTTTACCAGGAACGAGTTCTGCTTGGAGTCCAAATCCACCATTGGAGTCGAGTTCGCTACCAGAACTCTTCAG GTAGAGGGGAAGACAGTCAAGGCACAGATATGGGATACTGCAGGGCAGGAAAGGTATCGAGCTATTACCAGCGCTTACTATCGGGGAGCAGTAGGTGCCCTCCTTGTATATGACATCACTAAGAGGAAAACCTTTGACAATGTCCAGAGGTGGCTCCGAGAACTGAGGGACCATGCAGATTCCAACATTGTTGTCATGATGGTTGGAAACAAGTCCGACTTAAACCATCTCAGAGCTGTTTTGGAGCCGGATGGTCAGGCCTTGGCTGAGAAGGAAGGACTTTCATTTCTTGAGACATCAGCACTGGAAGCATTCAACGTTGACAAGGCATTCCAAACCATTTTGACAGAGATATACCACATCATAAGCAAGAAAGCATTAGCAGCCCAGGAAGCAGCTGCGACCACTGCACTTCCCGGTCAGGGTATGACCATCAATGTCAGTGATTCAACGGGGAGTACAAAGAGGGGTTGCTGTTCTAATTAG